The sequence cggaccggaatctatatctacgtcccgtagcggaaaggaccactaggtaagtacaaaaccattgaacatatatatatatatatatatatattgaaaatcaactacatagtataaagtcattcatcatctatactataaagaggtgttcgaaacatgttataaatatcatatcgtcatccatcagatattctataagaacacgggatataggaaaaataataataattcaaaatagccttagtaagcatgttatctcaaaacatttcatataacataatcatcaaatcatgcttttcatgtatgcatttctactatcaaaaaatgcatttttagaaGGAGTCCACTCACAATACTTTGCCGCCGAAGAGTCACGCAGCTAGTGAAGACAGAAACACCactataattgcccctaagcacataaagagtccaattaataaaactatataatagaaattgaatttgggaaaacggacgttGGAAACGAATTCAGAACGTCAAATTACTCTAAGAAGAGTCCCGGATAAATTTTGTAAAAGTCAATAGAATATTCCTAGAATATTTCCTTACAGAATATTCCACATAAAGGGTTTGGGCCGGCTAAGGTATAAAGTTTTGGTCTCAAAGGGCTTTGgggtttaataattaaaaaaggtATGGGTTTAAAAGGTTTAAAGGGTTTAGTGGCTAACGAGCTTAAGACCCTAACAGAAATGGCCCAAGGCCTTTgggttttaaaacaaaaacaaaataaataaaactataaaGGGTATTAAAGGTACTGGGCTTGAAAGTCCAGCCcaattgttttgggtttgaaataaaataaatataaacaaaataaaataaaaggggtTGGGTTGGGTGTAAGCACGGCCCAAAGGGCCTAGTTCAAATGGGTTTAGGCCCGAAGGCCTTGGTTTCTTGGTCTCGCCGGAGAAGAAGGCCCGAATTCGGCCGGAAACTTCcttaactttaaacgttcataactttgttaatactcaacgaaatcaagtgaaacaaaaacgaaagttttatttcttgaagagacgaaaagaatggtacctcacatgACATCTAAATCGCTGTGGTGTGGCCGGAAAACCCCTCGAAAGCCGCGGAGGTCGCCAGAAACTGGGTTAGATTCAAAtggatataacttcttcaatactcaacgaaattgcgtgattcaaaaatcaaagttgtagtactcaagGATATGAAAAGATTGATACCTTTCACGTCTGCCaactcaccgtggtttggccgaaaattgcCTTGAAAGTGACGGGTTCTTCGCCAGAAGTCTGGGGAAGTCTCCCCAACGTGTTTTCATGTCCAAACCTTCACCAAAATCACATTTTAGCAACCAGGAATCCTTCTAGACTACTAGGGAGAAGGATGGAAGGGTGTTTTGACCTACCATTGTCAAAAACGACGATAACTCGTCGGGGAATATTTGCACAGTGGTGAGAAGGAAAGAGAGTGGAATCGGAGGGTGGTGCCGTCGTGTTATTTTGCGTGTGCATGGGTGCTCGTATGTGTGGTACCCGGGGAGGAGGAGAGAACACAGAGAGAGACTTAGGGGAAAAAGAGGAAAAGGAAGAGAGTGAGAGGGAAAGAGTgagaccgagagagagagagagatagacttttgagaaaaaataaaagaaaatagaaaggaACCGGGGACAAAACAaggggtgggccccttgggcacaTCATTTAAGACccaaaactatttttaaaatgaaaatatcCCAAAGttgataaaaatacaaaaatgccctttttGTTTCGTAAAATTCGAAACGGATTGTCACATACTAGCATAATGCATCCTTGTTTGCAGAACAAAATGGTTGTATATGCAGACTCCGATGACAGTACATATGTTTCTTTTAAATTCTCAGGAAAAACTTTGGAGCATGATCAGAAATGTACTAAAGAACAAGCCTGGTGTGGACGTTGTAAAACTTCAAAAATCTGGGGGTGTTGTATCCAGGAATGCCAAATTCCGTCAAAAATCCAGGAGTCATAGGATAAGGGTAAGCATCAATATGTTGCCATTTAATCCTTGTTATTTGTTCTTCCTGAAGAAAAGACTCATGTGCACTGATATTTCTAACAGGAGTATTTCTATGGCCTTGCAAATGATCTCAGCCCACATTCTAATATCGCGAATTTTAGTGAGTTTTCTGTCTTTCGGATTGGTGGCGGGCCACAGGCCCCACGTTCAGCTTTGCCAATTGGTGCAGAGCCTGCTGCAGACCCTACAAGATTGGCGCCTGTGAATATTAACCGGGATTTGCTGCATACCGTTCTTGCTGTTTCATTTGCCAAGGAGCCTGATCAAATTATTTCTAGGTAACTTATACCTATCTATCTGATAGAGAAGTAGATAATGAATCACTAAAGTATATGACATTGATCAGTCTCGTTCACTTTCATTTGAACTTCACATAGGAAAGTAGATGGTTTTACCCCCTCACTGTCACAAGAATGAAAATACATAGTAGTATTGTGGTATTTCTTGCTTGCTTTTCCGTCTCTGGAGATAGGGATGCAAATTTGACCGTGACATTTTGTATTTCAGAGCATGATTCGTAGTCTGTAGTCTTAAATATTtacttttttggtttgttttgcagTAATGTTGCTGGGTTTGTCTTTGTCACAGACGTCGACATTCAGAGGTTTGTATAGTGAACAACTTGCTAGAAACACTTCTTGTATTCTGGTTTTCGTTGTTCTAACCCAATATGCGGCGTTACAGGAAGACAATTACGTACCTTGCACCATCGGCGGGGGAGCTTCCAAGCAAGTATTTGATTGCAGGAACCGTGACATGGCTTGAAACGTGAAGTCGATGACCCAAAACCCCAGTACTCTCGCTTTCCGGTGGATGTACGTTACTGGCTTATGTAAGGAGTGCAAGATGTGAGCTATCTAGGCGTAAAATTAGTTTTAACGATGT is a genomic window of Malus domestica chromosome 09, GDT2T_hap1 containing:
- the LOC103420237 gene encoding protein CLP1 homolog isoform X1, yielding MIRNVLKNKPGVDVVKLQKSGGVVSRNAKFRQKSRSHRIREYFYGLANDLSPHSNIANFSEFSVFRIGGGPQAPRSALPIGAEPAADPTRLAPVNINRDLLHTVLAVSFAKEPDQIISSNVAGFVFVTDVDIQRKTITYLAPSAGELPSKYLIAGTVTWLET
- the LOC103420237 gene encoding protein CLP1 homolog isoform X2; amino-acid sequence: MIRNVLKNKPGVDVVKLQKSGGVVSRNAKFRQKSRSHRIREYFYGLANDLSPHSNIANFSEFSVFRIGGGPQAPRSALPIGAEPAADPTRLAPVNINRDLLHTVLAVSFAKEPDQIISRRRHSEEDNYVPCTIGGGASKQVFDCRNRDMA
- the LOC103420237 gene encoding protein CLP1 homolog isoform X3, coding for MIRNVLKNKPGVDVVKLQKSGGVVSRNAKFRQKSRSHRIREYFYGLANDLSPHSNIANFSEFSVFRIGGGPQAPRSALPIGAEPAADPTRLAPVNINRDLLHTVLAVSFAKEPDQIISRKTITYLAPSAGELPSKYLIAGTVTWLET